The following coding sequences lie in one Rutidosis leptorrhynchoides isolate AG116_Rl617_1_P2 chromosome 4, CSIRO_AGI_Rlap_v1, whole genome shotgun sequence genomic window:
- the LOC139840166 gene encoding probable auxin efflux carrier component 1c isoform X3 gives MITGTDLYHVFTAVVPLYVAMILAYGSVKWWKIFTPDQCSGINRFVALFAVPLLSFHFISSNNPYTMNTRFIAADTLQKLIVLIVLAFWSRLSARGSLEWSITLFSLSTLPNTLVMGIPLLKGMYGDFSGSLMVQIVVLQCIIWYTLMLFLFEYRGARLLIAEQFPDTAGSIISFRVDSDILSLDGKEPLQTEAEIGDDGKLHVTVRKSNSSRSEIFSRRSHGGMNSGVSLTPRPSNLTNAEIYSLQSSRNPTPRGSSFNHANFYSIVNGKNGVSPRGSNFGGYDEESGKVNGQGSTGYPAPASAGIFSPVNGTAGNKKGGDGGKDLHMFVWSSNASPVSESGIHVFRGAAYGNDLGVDHEASVLSKLGSNSTAELHPKDGPHGETKIASMPPASVMTRLILIMVWRKLIRNPNTYSSLIGLTWSLVSFKWNVVMPAIVAKSIAILSDAGLGMAMFSLGLFMALQPKIIACGNSVAVFAMAVRFIVGPAVMTAASMAFRLEGTLLHVAIVQAALPQGIVPFVFAKEYNVHPEILSTGVIFGMLIALPITLVYYIVLGL, from the exons ATGATTACTGGTACTGATCTTTACCATGTTTTTACTGCTGTTGTACCACTTTATGTTGCTATGATTTTAGCCTATGGTTCTGTAAAATGGTGGAAAATTTTCACCCCAGATCAATGTTCTGGAATCAACAGATTTGTAGCTCTTTTTGCTGTTCCATTACTCTCATTTCACTTCATTTCATCAAACAATCCTTACACTATGAACACAAGATTCATAGCTGCTGACACACTTCAAAAACTCATAGTACTAATTGTTTTAGCCTTTTGGTCAAGATTAAGTGCTAGAGGCTCATTAGAATGGTCAATCACTCTGTTTTCTCTATCAACATTACCAAACACACTTGTTATGGGTATCCCACTTTTAAAAGGAATGTATGGTGATTTTTCAGGCAGTTTAATGGTCCAAATTGTTGTGTTACAATGCATTATTTGGTACACCTTAATGCTGTTTTTGTTTGAGTATAGAGGTGCTAGACTACTAATTGCTGAACAGTTTCCAGACACTGCTGGATCAATAATCTCATTCAGAGTTGATTCAGACATTTTATCACTTGATGGTAAAGAACCTTTACAAACAGAAGCTGAAATTGGTGATGATGGTAAACTACATGTCACTGTACGGAAGTCCAACAGTTCAAGATCGGAAATTTTTTCACGGCGGTCACACGGCGGCATGAACTCCGGCGTGTCATTAACTCCTAGACCATCAAACTTAACAAATGCGGAAATTTACTCACTGCAGTCATCAAGAAACCCAACACCAAGAGGTTCTAGTTTCAACCATGCTAATTTTTACTCAATTGTGAATGGTAAAAATGGGGTTAGTCCAAGAGGGTCAAATTTTGGTGGGTATGATGAAGAAAGTGGTAAGGTAAATGGGCAAGGGAGTACAGGGTATCCTGCTCCGGCGAGCGCCGGAATCTTTTCTCCGGTGAACGGAACGGCTGGGAACAAGAAAGGTGGTGATGGTGGGAAAGATTTACATATGTTTGTGTGGAGTTCAAATGCTTCACCAGTTTCTGAAAGTGGGATTCATGTGTTTAGAGGTGCAGCGTATGGGAATGATCTTGGAG TGGACCATGAAGCATCTGTTCTATCTAAACTTGGCTCTAACTCAACTGCCGAGCTGCATCCGAAGGATGGCCCTCATGGTGAAACGAAGATCGCATCTATGCCACCTGCTAGTGTCATGACTCGACTTATATTGATCATGGTTTGGCGTAAACTTATCAGAAATCCTAACACATATTCAAGTCTCATTGGTCTCACTTGGTCCCTAGTCTCATTCAA GTGGAATGTTGTAATGCCAGCAATTGTTGCAAAATCAATAGCGATTTTATCTGATGCTGGTCTAGGCATGGCCATGTTTAGTCTCG GTTTGTTCATGGCATTGCAACCCAAAATTATAGCTTGTGGAAACTCGGTTGCAGTCTTTGCCATGGCGGTTCGATTCATAGTTGGACCAGCTGTCATGACAGCTGCCTCAATGGCTTTTAGACTAGAAGGAACACTGCTACATGTTGCCATTGTCCAG GCTGCTCTACCTCAAGGAATTGTGCCTTTTGTGTTTGCTAAGGAGTACAATGTACATCCAGAGATACTTAGCACAGG GGTTATATTTGGAATGTTGATAGCACTACCAATCACACTGGTGTATTACATTGTGTTGGGGCTTTGA
- the LOC139840166 gene encoding probable auxin efflux carrier component 1b isoform X2 — protein sequence MITGTDLYHVFTAVVPLYVAMILAYGSVKWWKIFTPDQCSGINRFVALFAVPLLSFHFISSNNPYTMNTRFIAADTLQKLIVLIVLAFWSRLSARGSLEWSITLFSLSTLPNTLVMGIPLLKGMYGDFSGSLMVQIVVLQCIIWYTLMLFLFEYRGARLLIAEQFPDTAGSIISFRVDSDILSLDGKEPLQTEAEIGDDGKLHVTVRKSNSSRSEIFSRRSHGGMNSGVSLTPRPSNLTNAEIYSLQSSRNPTPRGSSFNHANFYSIVNGKNGVSPRGSNFGGAGIFSPVNGTAGNKKGGDGGKDLHMFVWSSNASPVSESGIHVFRGAAYGNDLGGVPHTKDYDGHGRNEFSFGNQPGPNGVDHEASVLSKLGSNSTAELHPKDGPHGETKIASMPPASVMTRLILIMVWRKLIRNPNTYSSLIGLTWSLVSFKWNVVMPAIVAKSIAILSDAGLGMAMFSLGLFMALQPKIIACGNSVAVFAMAVRFIVGPAVMTAASMAFRLEGTLLHVAIVQAALPQGIVPFVFAKEYNVHPEILSTGVIFGMLIALPITLVYYIVLGL from the exons ATGATTACTGGTACTGATCTTTACCATGTTTTTACTGCTGTTGTACCACTTTATGTTGCTATGATTTTAGCCTATGGTTCTGTAAAATGGTGGAAAATTTTCACCCCAGATCAATGTTCTGGAATCAACAGATTTGTAGCTCTTTTTGCTGTTCCATTACTCTCATTTCACTTCATTTCATCAAACAATCCTTACACTATGAACACAAGATTCATAGCTGCTGACACACTTCAAAAACTCATAGTACTAATTGTTTTAGCCTTTTGGTCAAGATTAAGTGCTAGAGGCTCATTAGAATGGTCAATCACTCTGTTTTCTCTATCAACATTACCAAACACACTTGTTATGGGTATCCCACTTTTAAAAGGAATGTATGGTGATTTTTCAGGCAGTTTAATGGTCCAAATTGTTGTGTTACAATGCATTATTTGGTACACCTTAATGCTGTTTTTGTTTGAGTATAGAGGTGCTAGACTACTAATTGCTGAACAGTTTCCAGACACTGCTGGATCAATAATCTCATTCAGAGTTGATTCAGACATTTTATCACTTGATGGTAAAGAACCTTTACAAACAGAAGCTGAAATTGGTGATGATGGTAAACTACATGTCACTGTACGGAAGTCCAACAGTTCAAGATCGGAAATTTTTTCACGGCGGTCACACGGCGGCATGAACTCCGGCGTGTCATTAACTCCTAGACCATCAAACTTAACAAATGCGGAAATTTACTCACTGCAGTCATCAAGAAACCCAACACCAAGAGGTTCTAGTTTCAACCATGCTAATTTTTACTCAATTGTGAATGGTAAAAATGGGGTTAGTCCAAGAGGGTCAAATTTTGGTGG CGCCGGAATCTTTTCTCCGGTGAACGGAACGGCTGGGAACAAGAAAGGTGGTGATGGTGGGAAAGATTTACATATGTTTGTGTGGAGTTCAAATGCTTCACCAGTTTCTGAAAGTGGGATTCATGTGTTTAGAGGTGCAGCGTATGGGAATGATCTTGGAGGTGTACCCCACACTAAAG ATTATGATGGTCATGGGCGAAATGAGTTCAGTTTCGGTAACCAACCAGGCCCAAATGGAGTGGACCATGAAGCATCTGTTCTATCTAAACTTGGCTCTAACTCAACTGCCGAGCTGCATCCGAAGGATGGCCCTCATGGTGAAACGAAGATCGCATCTATGCCACCTGCTAGTGTCATGACTCGACTTATATTGATCATGGTTTGGCGTAAACTTATCAGAAATCCTAACACATATTCAAGTCTCATTGGTCTCACTTGGTCCCTAGTCTCATTCAA GTGGAATGTTGTAATGCCAGCAATTGTTGCAAAATCAATAGCGATTTTATCTGATGCTGGTCTAGGCATGGCCATGTTTAGTCTCG GTTTGTTCATGGCATTGCAACCCAAAATTATAGCTTGTGGAAACTCGGTTGCAGTCTTTGCCATGGCGGTTCGATTCATAGTTGGACCAGCTGTCATGACAGCTGCCTCAATGGCTTTTAGACTAGAAGGAACACTGCTACATGTTGCCATTGTCCAG GCTGCTCTACCTCAAGGAATTGTGCCTTTTGTGTTTGCTAAGGAGTACAATGTACATCCAGAGATACTTAGCACAGG GGTTATATTTGGAATGTTGATAGCACTACCAATCACACTGGTGTATTACATTGTGTTGGGGCTTTGA
- the LOC139840166 gene encoding probable auxin efflux carrier component 1b isoform X1, whose amino-acid sequence MITGTDLYHVFTAVVPLYVAMILAYGSVKWWKIFTPDQCSGINRFVALFAVPLLSFHFISSNNPYTMNTRFIAADTLQKLIVLIVLAFWSRLSARGSLEWSITLFSLSTLPNTLVMGIPLLKGMYGDFSGSLMVQIVVLQCIIWYTLMLFLFEYRGARLLIAEQFPDTAGSIISFRVDSDILSLDGKEPLQTEAEIGDDGKLHVTVRKSNSSRSEIFSRRSHGGMNSGVSLTPRPSNLTNAEIYSLQSSRNPTPRGSSFNHANFYSIVNGKNGVSPRGSNFGGYDEESGKVNGQGSTGYPAPASAGIFSPVNGTAGNKKGGDGGKDLHMFVWSSNASPVSESGIHVFRGAAYGNDLGGVPHTKDYDGHGRNEFSFGNQPGPNGVDHEASVLSKLGSNSTAELHPKDGPHGETKIASMPPASVMTRLILIMVWRKLIRNPNTYSSLIGLTWSLVSFKWNVVMPAIVAKSIAILSDAGLGMAMFSLGLFMALQPKIIACGNSVAVFAMAVRFIVGPAVMTAASMAFRLEGTLLHVAIVQAALPQGIVPFVFAKEYNVHPEILSTGVIFGMLIALPITLVYYIVLGL is encoded by the exons ATGATTACTGGTACTGATCTTTACCATGTTTTTACTGCTGTTGTACCACTTTATGTTGCTATGATTTTAGCCTATGGTTCTGTAAAATGGTGGAAAATTTTCACCCCAGATCAATGTTCTGGAATCAACAGATTTGTAGCTCTTTTTGCTGTTCCATTACTCTCATTTCACTTCATTTCATCAAACAATCCTTACACTATGAACACAAGATTCATAGCTGCTGACACACTTCAAAAACTCATAGTACTAATTGTTTTAGCCTTTTGGTCAAGATTAAGTGCTAGAGGCTCATTAGAATGGTCAATCACTCTGTTTTCTCTATCAACATTACCAAACACACTTGTTATGGGTATCCCACTTTTAAAAGGAATGTATGGTGATTTTTCAGGCAGTTTAATGGTCCAAATTGTTGTGTTACAATGCATTATTTGGTACACCTTAATGCTGTTTTTGTTTGAGTATAGAGGTGCTAGACTACTAATTGCTGAACAGTTTCCAGACACTGCTGGATCAATAATCTCATTCAGAGTTGATTCAGACATTTTATCACTTGATGGTAAAGAACCTTTACAAACAGAAGCTGAAATTGGTGATGATGGTAAACTACATGTCACTGTACGGAAGTCCAACAGTTCAAGATCGGAAATTTTTTCACGGCGGTCACACGGCGGCATGAACTCCGGCGTGTCATTAACTCCTAGACCATCAAACTTAACAAATGCGGAAATTTACTCACTGCAGTCATCAAGAAACCCAACACCAAGAGGTTCTAGTTTCAACCATGCTAATTTTTACTCAATTGTGAATGGTAAAAATGGGGTTAGTCCAAGAGGGTCAAATTTTGGTGGGTATGATGAAGAAAGTGGTAAGGTAAATGGGCAAGGGAGTACAGGGTATCCTGCTCCGGCGAGCGCCGGAATCTTTTCTCCGGTGAACGGAACGGCTGGGAACAAGAAAGGTGGTGATGGTGGGAAAGATTTACATATGTTTGTGTGGAGTTCAAATGCTTCACCAGTTTCTGAAAGTGGGATTCATGTGTTTAGAGGTGCAGCGTATGGGAATGATCTTGGAGGTGTACCCCACACTAAAG ATTATGATGGTCATGGGCGAAATGAGTTCAGTTTCGGTAACCAACCAGGCCCAAATGGAGTGGACCATGAAGCATCTGTTCTATCTAAACTTGGCTCTAACTCAACTGCCGAGCTGCATCCGAAGGATGGCCCTCATGGTGAAACGAAGATCGCATCTATGCCACCTGCTAGTGTCATGACTCGACTTATATTGATCATGGTTTGGCGTAAACTTATCAGAAATCCTAACACATATTCAAGTCTCATTGGTCTCACTTGGTCCCTAGTCTCATTCAA GTGGAATGTTGTAATGCCAGCAATTGTTGCAAAATCAATAGCGATTTTATCTGATGCTGGTCTAGGCATGGCCATGTTTAGTCTCG GTTTGTTCATGGCATTGCAACCCAAAATTATAGCTTGTGGAAACTCGGTTGCAGTCTTTGCCATGGCGGTTCGATTCATAGTTGGACCAGCTGTCATGACAGCTGCCTCAATGGCTTTTAGACTAGAAGGAACACTGCTACATGTTGCCATTGTCCAG GCTGCTCTACCTCAAGGAATTGTGCCTTTTGTGTTTGCTAAGGAGTACAATGTACATCCAGAGATACTTAGCACAGG GGTTATATTTGGAATGTTGATAGCACTACCAATCACACTGGTGTATTACATTGTGTTGGGGCTTTGA
- the LOC139840167 gene encoding uncharacterized protein: MIERQSMSYVSTQSSSEFEPWRNLKDIIVMVTGASSGIGWEFCIDLAKSGCKIITAARRTDRLKSLCDQINNLDRPNDDVLAFAVELDVSADGPAIEASVQKAWNFFGRIDALINNAGIRGPVKTPLNLSEKDWDKTFGTNVKGSWMVSKYVSLQMIACNQGGSIINISSTAGLNRGHLPGALAYATSKSALNTMTKVMAMELGKHNIRVNSISPGIFKSEITEELLQKKWFKNVVSKTMPLRELGITDPALTSLVKYLICGSSNYVTGNIFVVDSGYTLPGVPIFSSL; the protein is encoded by the exons ATGATTGAACGACAATCAATGAGTTACGTTTCAACTCAATCAAGCTCCGAATTCGAACCATGGCGGAACCTAAAAGACATAATCGTGATGGTCACCGGCGCATCTTCCGGAATCGGGTGGGAATTTTGTATCGATTTAGCAAAATCTGGTTGCAAAATCATCACTGCTGCCCGTCGAACTGACCGCCTCAAATCTCTCTGCGATCAAATCAACAATTTAGACAGACCAAACGACGACGTTTTAGCATTCGCGGTCGAACTTGACGTCAGCGCTGACGGTCCTGCAATTGAAGCGTCTGTACAAAAAGCTTGGAACTTTTTTGGCCGTATTGATGCTTTAATTAATAACGCCGGTATTAGAG GTCCTGTAAAAACTCCATTAAATTTGTCAGAAAAAGATTGGGACAAAACGTTTGGAACAAATGTAAAAGGCTCATGGATGGTGTCGAAGTATGTTAGCCTACAAATGATTGCTTGTAATCAAGGGGGGTCCATAATTAATATCTCTTCGACTGCGGGTCTTAATCGAGGACATCTACCTGGTGCTCTTGCATATGCTACTTCTAAATCAGCCCTTAATACCATGACAAAG GTAATGGCAATGGAACTTGGAAAACACAACATAAGGGTAAATTCAATATCTCCCGGGATTTTTAAGTCCGAGATTACAGAGGAACTCCTGCAAAAGAAATGGTTCAAAAATGTGGTTTCGAAAACAATGCCGTTGAGAGAATTGGGTATTACCGACCCAGCGTTGACTTCATTAGTCAAGTACCTAATTTGTGGCTCATCAAACTATGTGACTGGTAACATATTTGTTGTAGATTCAGGCTACACCTTACCAGGTGTACCAATTTTTTCATCACTTTAA